Sequence from the Hymenobacter gelipurpurascens genome:
ACCGTGGCCTCCCCTACGGTCAGTGGCCTGGTGGCCGGGAGCTACGTGTTTGCTTTAGTCGTGACTGACAGCAAGGGCCTCCCAAGCTCGCCGAGTTCGGTGACCGTGACGGTGAATCCGGCGCCCACCAGCAGTGGCCAGCAGGTGGTCAGCTTCACGCTCATCAACGCCGACTCCGACCAGCCCATTCGCCAGCTGGTGGCCAATGACGTGCTCAACCTGGCCACGCTGCCCACCAAAAACCTCAACATCCGCGCCAACACCTCCCCCACTAGCGTGGGCAGCGTCACGTTCGTGCTCAGCGGGGCGGTGAGCAAAACCCAGACCGAGACAGCGGCGCCCTACGCCCTGTTTGCTGATGCCGGCGGCAACTACTATGCCTGGACCCCGCCGCTGGGCAGCTACTCGCTCAAGGCCACGCCATACAGCGGGG
This genomic interval carries:
- a CDS encoding T9SS type A sorting domain-containing protein, with the translated sequence TVASPTVSGLVAGSYVFALVVTDSKGLPSSPSSVTVTVNPAPTSSGQQVVSFTLINADSDQPIRQLVANDVLNLATLPTKNLNIRANTSPTSVGSVTFVLSGAVSKTQTETAAPYALFADAGGNYYAWTPPLGSYSLKATPYSGGSGSGTAGTALTLAFSVTNQAARPAALTTATAAVAAPAAVEAYPNPSASGRFHLAFRAAAAGPVAYELISAVGATVGQGTLSLPAGSSEQVLELGGRLPAPGLYYLQLKGQRFSTTVKLIKQ